The sequence CGGAGGGACAAGGACGAGCGCCGAGTGGTGATTGTTTAAACGCGTCCTGTCATCCCCGTATGTCCTTCAGGACATGCGGGGACCTCCTTCCAGCCGGCGGAGGATGCCTCGCTAAGCTACACGGGGATTGAGAGCCAAGAGGGGTTGCGTCATTACGGGCTCTACGACACGGTGGTGGCGCGGGAGTAATGGGCCAGCGAGGCGTGCACCAAAGAGAACATCAACCTGTGGATCGCGTTCGACCCGAAACACCTTTCCCAAATCGCCATGTCCGAAACGATCACAAAATCCGATATCGTCCGTGCCGTCTCGGAACTGCCGGAAGATGCCACGCTTGACGACGCCTTCGAACGCTTGTTCGTGCTCCACAAGATCGAGCGAGGCCTTAAGGAGGGGCGGCTGGGCCAGACGATGACGCAAGAAGAAATCGAAGCCCACTTCCGCCAGCGTCGTGGCTCTAAGACGCGGTAACGGAATGTCTACTTTACGATGGTCGACACAGGCCCGCAAGGATCTCGAAGTGCTGTCCGACCAGTATCGCGACGCCTCTCCTTCCTTTGCCGAGCGCTTTGAAGAGCAGATGCTTGAGTCTACGCGGAGGCTTCAGGCATTTCCTCGGTCGGGTCGTATGATTCCCGAGGCGGAAGATGAGGAACTCCGAGAGGTAATCTACAGAGAGTACCGGATAATGTACCACTTCGATGAAACGGCGCAAGAGGTATTGATCCTTACTATCCTACACTCATCGCGTCAGTTCGGCGGGTTTGAGTAGCGATACCTTCAAACTGGGGACAAAGGGGCCTTGAGATCCATGCGTCGCTTCCTTGTCGAGGCAGGAATATCGCCAGATGAATAACCCTATGTTGAACTACAAAGGATACGCAGGCCACGTCGAATTCGACGACGAGGCCGGACTGTTTCACGGAGAAGTGCTCGACCTCAAGGATGTCGTGACCTTCCAGGGCACGTCCGTTGAGGATCTACAGCGCGCCTTCCGCGAATCGATCGACGACTACCTGGCGTATTGCTCGGAACGAGGGGAAGAGCCTGACAGACCGTTTTCAGGGCGATTGATGGTGCGGCTGTCGCCCGAACTCCATCGCGACGTTTATGTGCAAGCACAGCGGGAAGGGAAGAGCCTGAATCAGTGGATCGCTGAAAAACTGGCGACGGCCAGCTGACGCCCCTCAAATCCCCATATCAAACCCCGACTTCCGCTCCTTCCCCTCGGCCTCGTCGATCAACGCCTGCGCGGTTTCCCTGCCGAGGTAAAGGTCCATCACCCAGTGAATCGCGTAGATGACCGGCGTGATCAGGATGGCGATGATGAACTTGTAGCTGTAGTTAAACAGCGTGATCGCCAGGATTTCCTGAAACGACAGCAGGCCGGCGAAGGCCACGGTCAGGACGATAAACGTATCGAGGAACTGTGAGCCGAACGTGGACCCCGTGGCGCGGAGCCAGAGGTGCCGGCCTTCGGTGGCCCGCCGCAGATAGTGAAAGATGGTGATATCAGCCAGCTGCCCGATGAAATACGCGATCAGGCTGCCGAAGATGATGCGGCCCGTGGCGCCGAAGACCATGTCAAACGCTTCGGCGGTGACAGGCGAATTCGGCGCCGTAGGGACCCCCATGGCGATCTGAAGCAGCACAAACTCAAACCCGATCATCACCATCCCGAGGAGCGACACGAACGCGATGCCGCGCCGGCCGAAGTACTCGTTCATCAGGTCCGTCACGATAAACGTGATCGGAAACGCGATGACGCCGGCCGTCATCACCACCGTCGTGAACTGCTGGCCAAGGATGCGTATGGTGAAAGGCAGGTCGAACGCCGTAAAGAACTTGCTGGCCGTGGCTTCCGCCACCACCAGCGCGGTGATAAACACCGCCGCGCAGACCACATAGAGTTTCTGCGCACGGCTCAAGACGTAAGCTTCCTGCATCATACCACGGAGGAGATTGAAATAACCGGCTTAATCTGCAACCGGGAGGCGCGAATAGCAAGCCCTGACGGGAAATTGGCGACCGATCACGCCTGCTGAGCCGGGGAAGCGCTTTTGAGCATGAAGCCAAAGGTCGAACCCCTGTCCGGTTTGCTTTCGACCATCATCTGGGTGTCGTGGGCGACGAGGATATGCTTGACGATCGCGAGGCCCAGGCCGGTGCCGCCCTGGAGGCGCGACCGGCTTTTGTCGACCCGGTAAAACCGTTCGGTCAGCCGCGGCAGATGATGCGGCGCGATGCCGATGCCGTTGTCGACGATGGAGATCTTGACGAACCCGGAAGGCAGCGGCCGGCAGACCAGCTCCACCAGCCCATTTGGATTGCTGTATTTGATCGCATTGTCCACCAGGTTGATCAGCACCTGCCGGATGCGCTCGCGGTCTCCGCGCACCCGCGGAAGCGCATCGGAGATCCGCGTATGGAGCGACACCGATTTCGCCTTCGCGATGTCCTCCAGGCCCTCGACCACCTCGCTCACGACGTCCGACAGCGAAAAGTCGCTCATCACCATCTGTAACTCGCCAGTTTCGATCCGCGAGATTTCGGACAGGTCGTTCGTGAGATTACGCAGCCGCAGGGCATTGTTCAAGATCTTCTTGACGAAGGCGGCATTCACGCGGGGGTCTTCCAGCGCTCCGGCGATCAACGTTTCCGCGAAGCCCTGGATGGCGAAGATGGGCGTTTTTAATTCGTGGGACACATCCCCCAGAAACTCGCGACGGTAGTTCTCGACCTGCTTCATCCCCTGGATTTCTTTCTCGAGCACCCGACCGGCCCGATAGACCTGCCAGATCAGCCCATTGAGTTCATCCCCCCGCGGCAGGTGGGCGGCTTCGAGATTCTCGAAACGGTGGTTACGGACCTGTTTCAGGGTGGTCCGTGCCAGCTGGATGCGATGCGCGAGCAGGCGATAGGAGGCACCGTAGGCCGCCGCGAGCATGAAGAGCGGCAGGCCGGCCAGCAGCCAGAAGGGAAACGGGGCCAGGAGGAAGTGGATACCCAACAACGCGGCAAGCAACGCGGTGGCAACAAGAAGTGCGATTTTCAGGGATAACCGACTGAACTGGAGCGGCGCCCGCGGCACTTCGCTTCCAGCAACATCCACCTCAGGCTTTGAATTTGTAACCAATCCCCTTTACCGTTTCGATCGTGTCGTTGCCCAGTTTTTCGCGGATTTTACGAATGTGTACATCAACGGTTCGGTCGACCACGAATACATCGTGGCCCCACACCTTGTCGAGCACGTCCTGGCGCGAGAACACCTTGCCCGGATGCGAGGCCAGGAAATAGAGCAACTCGAACTCCTTACGCGGCAGCCGGTGCTCGATGGGCTCTTTCCCCGTTTTCTGGACCACGAGGTAGCGGTCCCGGTCGATCTCGATGTCCTGAAGCACCAGGATCGCCGGCAGGGTCTCTCCCCGATTCGCCGTGCGCATCAGCGCCTTGATCTGGCTGATGAGCACCGGGATGGAAACAGGCTTGGGCAGATAGATGTCCGCCCCGATTTCGAGGCTCTGGACTTGCGCCGACTCCTCTGTTCGAGCCGTGAGCATGAGAATGGGCGTGTCGCGGAGGACCGCGTCGCTCCGAAGGCGCCGGCAGACCTCGATGCCATCCAGCCCGGGCATCATGATGTCCAGAACGATCAGATCCGGCTCCTCCTTCCTGGCCACTTCGATGCCATCTACCCCGTTGTTGGCGAGCAGTACTTCAAACCCCTCCTTTTCGAGGTTGTACTGCAGGAGATCGAGCAAGTCCTCTTCGTCGTCCACGACAAGTACGCGGCGACGGGCGGCTTCAGATGGTGTCCGCGGTGGCATAAGTAATAGAGATTGGCTTCGGCGAACGCAGCGCCGGGAATACGAACCAGAGCGTTTTTTCGCCTGCATAATAAGGCCGCGGCGATGAAGCTTCCGGTAAGGCCATGTTATCCAATCATTAAAAAACGGCCTTTCAGCTAAAGAATCCACCCCAAAATCCGATCCCTTCAAGAGAGCAATGTGCTCTCGAAGCCCCCGCCTAACCAGAAACGACACTCGCGATGAAGAATTACGAGCGCTGGTTCAAGCGCAACGCGATCGCGGAGCAGAAAGAGAACGAAGGCAAGTTCGACGATGCGATTCGCATCTACGAAAACAATGTAGAGGAAGACGCGGACTCGCTTTTTCCGTACGAACGGCTGGCCATTCTGTACAAGCGTAAAAGCGATCGTACCAACGAGAAACGTATCCTGCAGAAAGGGTTGCAGCTGATGCGCGAGCGGGCGGCGCAAGGAAGAATCGATACGAATCAGGAGGTGATGATGCGCGAATTCAATGCGCGCCTCGAGAAGATCACCGGTCAGAAGCTGAAGAGAAACCGAGTCTGAAACCCCGCCCGGGCAAGCCCCGCCGGCCGGCGCATACAGTATGCGCCAAAAGCCCATATCCAAGAAGCACATATCGGTATGCCGTTTGCCGGCGGCATCGATATACTCTGTGTACAAAGAGACACACAAAGCGTGAGATCCAGACGTCGACCCACGACGGCCTGTACACGTCCCTGCACTCGCTCAAGGGATCTGTCGTCACCTCGCACATCGCGCTTTCTGCACCGTATTTCTCTACACAGTATTTCTCAGCCTACGCCCCCCACGCTGCGAGACGATGGCGATCGCCTCGAGCCAGGGGATTCGTATGAGTCTGCATTCCGGACTGGATAACGGCCACATCATCGACGGTCATCGCATCGAATCCGTGCTGGAACAGGATGTGCTCGGCACCCTGTATCTGGCCACGGATCTGGGTGTTCAACGACCGGTTGCACTGCGCGTCGTCAATCCGATGCTCACGCAGGATCCCATTTTCGTGCAGCAGTTTCAGCTCGAGACGAGCCGACTCGCGCAGCTCAGCCACCCGAACATCGTCACCATCTACGATATCCGGGACACCAACCAGGCCACCTACATCTCCATGGAATACGTGGAGAGTGTACCGATGTCGGCCTATCTGGATCAGGTTCAGGGGCCGCGTTGGCGCCTCGGCGTGCCGCTCCTACAACAGGCCATGGAGGCCCTCGACTACGCGCACGGCCTGGGTATCTTCCACGAGTCCCTCAAACCCGAGCGGATCCGCGTGACGGCCGAGGGGCGCGTCAAGATCATGGACTTCGGCGTAGCCCGGATGCTGAAGAAGGTGAGCCTGTTGCCGCTCTCTTACAACGACTCGGACATCCGCGGCTACCCGGCGCCCGAACACCTCGGCTCACCTGGACAGGTGGATGAGCGCTCCGATGTATACAGCCTGGGCCTCATTCTCTACGAAATGCTGACCGGCTCGCTGCCGTTCGACAAGACGGCGCCGGATTTCGTGGTGCGCAACACGCTGAACGACGCACTCATCCAGAACCCGGCGCGCCTGAACCCGAATGTGCCCCGCCGGCTCGCCCAGATCACGATGAAGGCGCTGCGCAAACATCCAAACGACCGGTATCAATCGGTGCGTGCGATGTTGCAGGACATTCAGCTAGCGGAGCCGAGCAACCGCCAGCCTGTCCGCGCCCCGCGGCGCAGCCGGTGGCGCGGCGAGTTCCGTCGCATGCTCAACCCGGTGACCGCGGCGTACGCGCTAGCAGCGGTGTTATTCGCCTCCGGCAGTCTCTACGCGTTTAAGCCCCAGAGCGACGACCCGTTTCAAGTGCTGAGCCTCGAAGGGCCCAAGGTTGCGCGGGCGGAGACGCCTCGTGTGTTGCCGCCGGCGGCGCCAGCGGCCGATTCGCCGCCATCGACCCCGCCACCCGCGAGCGCCTCGGCAACGACGCCTGATTTCGTGGCGCCCAACCCAAACCCGCCGGCCACGGTCGCCTTCAATCCTTCGACCGTCGTCAGCACCCCGACGCCGCCCGTTATCCAGCCGCCCAACACTACGACGCCTACGTTGCCGGCCCCCGGCCAGCCGGCCCCCGGGGAAACAGCCGTCGATCATCCGCCCCCGCCAGCACCAGCGGCCGAGCGGCCCGCATCCCAACCTACACCTCCGGCTGCTACGCCGGCGCCGGCAAAACCCGCGGCCCCACGGCCGCGGATGGGGTGGCTGGCGATCACCTCGTCGCCGTCCGGCGCGGTGGTCGTGATCAATGGGAAGTTATCCGGGAAGACGCCGACGAACGGAGCGGCTCTGCCCCCC comes from Rhodothermales bacterium and encodes:
- a CDS encoding type II toxin-antitoxin system RelE/ParE family toxin, with the protein product MSTLRWSTQARKDLEVLSDQYRDASPSFAERFEEQMLESTRRLQAFPRSGRMIPEAEDEELREVIYREYRIMYHFDETAQEVLILTILHSSRQFGGFE
- a CDS encoding type II toxin-antitoxin system HicB family antitoxin; translated protein: MLNYKGYAGHVEFDDEAGLFHGEVLDLKDVVTFQGTSVEDLQRAFRESIDDYLAYCSERGEEPDRPFSGRLMVRLSPELHRDVYVQAQREGKSLNQWIAEKLATAS
- a CDS encoding queuosine precursor transporter; the encoded protein is MMQEAYVLSRAQKLYVVCAAVFITALVVAEATASKFFTAFDLPFTIRILGQQFTTVVMTAGVIAFPITFIVTDLMNEYFGRRGIAFVSLLGMVMIGFEFVLLQIAMGVPTAPNSPVTAEAFDMVFGATGRIIFGSLIAYFIGQLADITIFHYLRRATEGRHLWLRATGSTFGSQFLDTFIVLTVAFAGLLSFQEILAITLFNYSYKFIIAILITPVIYAIHWVMDLYLGRETAQALIDEAEGKERKSGFDMGI
- a CDS encoding ATP-binding protein; protein product: MDVAGSEVPRAPLQFSRLSLKIALLVATALLAALLGIHFLLAPFPFWLLAGLPLFMLAAAYGASYRLLAHRIQLARTTLKQVRNHRFENLEAAHLPRGDELNGLIWQVYRAGRVLEKEIQGMKQVENYRREFLGDVSHELKTPIFAIQGFAETLIAGALEDPRVNAAFVKKILNNALRLRNLTNDLSEISRIETGELQMVMSDFSLSDVVSEVVEGLEDIAKAKSVSLHTRISDALPRVRGDRERIRQVLINLVDNAIKYSNPNGLVELVCRPLPSGFVKISIVDNGIGIAPHHLPRLTERFYRVDKSRSRLQGGTGLGLAIVKHILVAHDTQMMVESKPDRGSTFGFMLKSASPAQQA
- a CDS encoding response regulator transcription factor gives rise to the protein MPPRTPSEAARRRVLVVDDEEDLLDLLQYNLEKEGFEVLLANNGVDGIEVARKEEPDLIVLDIMMPGLDGIEVCRRLRSDAVLRDTPILMLTARTEESAQVQSLEIGADIYLPKPVSIPVLISQIKALMRTANRGETLPAILVLQDIEIDRDRYLVVQKTGKEPIEHRLPRKEFELLYFLASHPGKVFSRQDVLDKVWGHDVFVVDRTVDVHIRKIREKLGNDTIETVKGIGYKFKA
- a CDS encoding serine/threonine-protein kinase, encoding MSLHSGLDNGHIIDGHRIESVLEQDVLGTLYLATDLGVQRPVALRVVNPMLTQDPIFVQQFQLETSRLAQLSHPNIVTIYDIRDTNQATYISMEYVESVPMSAYLDQVQGPRWRLGVPLLQQAMEALDYAHGLGIFHESLKPERIRVTAEGRVKIMDFGVARMLKKVSLLPLSYNDSDIRGYPAPEHLGSPGQVDERSDVYSLGLILYEMLTGSLPFDKTAPDFVVRNTLNDALIQNPARLNPNVPRRLAQITMKALRKHPNDRYQSVRAMLQDIQLAEPSNRQPVRAPRRSRWRGEFRRMLNPVTAAYALAAVLFASGSLYAFKPQSDDPFQVLSLEGPKVARAETPRVLPPAAPAADSPPSTPPPASASATTPDFVAPNPNPPATVAFNPSTVVSTPTPPVIQPPNTTTPTLPAPGQPAPGETAVDHPPPPAPAAERPASQPTPPAATPAPAKPAAPRPRMGWLAITSSPSGAVVVINGKLSGKTPTNGAALPPGTASVAITLAGYDAITTEVDVTAGRTVAMTHTLKPRDGTIKLHIVPRGDIFLDDSLVVSRAEGLHTLMASPETHQLSIRHPAFGVWERAVVPRYDHVQFFVVDFTQAAAVDVTSFDENSVFVPAEIWVDGRPTGQFTPMTVQAPIGVRSLEVRAEGYQTSEPVRVNIEAGSQQLIEFRVQRADTVTVR